Proteins from a single region of Rhea pennata isolate bPtePen1 chromosome 4, bPtePen1.pri, whole genome shotgun sequence:
- the PAQR3 gene encoding progestin and adipoQ receptor family member 3, which produces MHQKLLRSAHYIELGSYQYWPVLVPRGIRLYTYEQIPVFLKDNPYITDGYRAYLPSRLCLKSLFILSNETVNIWSHLLGFVLFFTLGIYDLTAVLPAAGAAREDFVICSVCLFCFQVCMLCSVGYHLFCCHRSEKTSRRWMALDYAGISIGILGCYVSGVFYAFYCNNYWRQVYLITVLAMILAVFFAQIHPSYLTQQWHRLRSIIFCSVSGYGIIPTIHWVWLNGGISASIVQEFAPRVVVMYFIAAVAFLFYISKVPERYFPGQLNYLGSSHQVWHILAVVMLYWWHQSTVYIMQYRHSKPCPEYSVDL; this is translated from the exons ATGCACCAGAAGCTGCTGCGGAGCGCGCACTACATCGAGCTGGGCAGCTACCAGTACTGGCCCGTGCTGGTGCCCCGCGGCATCCGCCTCTACACCTACGAGCAGATCCCCGTCTTCCTCAAGGACAACCCCTACATCACGGACGGCTACCGCGCCTACCTGCCCTCCCGCCTCTGCCTCAAGAG CCTCTTCATCCTGTCCAACGAGACCGTCAACATCTGGAGCCACCTGCTCGGCTTCGTCCTCTTCTTCACGCTCGGCATCTACGACCTGACGGCGGTGCtgccggcggccggcgccgcccgcgaGGACTTCGTCATCTGCTCTGtctgcctcttctgcttccag GTCTGTATGCTTTGCTCAGTAGGATATCATCTTTTTTGTTGTCATCGCTCAGAGAAAACCAGCCGACGATGGATGGCATTAGATTATGCAGGAATTTCCATTGGTATCCTGGGCTGCTATGTATCGGGcgtattttatgcattttattgtaATAAC tactGGCGTCAGGTGTATTTAATCACTGTGCTGGCAATGATCTTGGCAGTATTTTTTGCTCAGATTCATCCCAGTTACCTCACACAACAGTGGCACAGGCTGCGCTCCATCATCTTTTGCTCAGTGTCTGGATATGGAATTATTCCTACAATCCACTGGGTTTGGCTCAATGGAGGAATCAGTGCATCTATTgtacag GAGTTTGCTCCACGTGTGGTTGTGATGTACTTCATTGCTGCAGTAGCTTTTCTCTTCTATATATCCAAAGTTCCAGAGCGATACTTCCCAG GACAGTTGAACTACCTCGGATCTAGTCACCAAGTATGGCATATCCTTGCAGTAGTGATGTTGTATTGGTGGCATCAATCTACAGTTTATATCATGCAATACAGACACAGCAAGCCCTGTCCTGAGTATAGTGTGGACTTGTGA